A genomic region of Ignavibacteria bacterium contains the following coding sequences:
- a CDS encoding radical SAM protein, with amino-acid sequence MLPSYISEISLEELKERRDKLYEFLEACKLCPNECGVDRRTSNNGNCRSGYLPMVSSYAPHFGEESPLVGRFGSGTIFFTNCNLDCKFCQNYDISHYGIGREVSINDLADMMIYLQNRGCHNINFVTPTHFTPQIVDALIIARERGLEIPLVYNCGGYESVETLKLLDKIIDIYMPDIKYSSNENGLKYSGISNYWDIVRPAVKEMHRQVGDLKISTSGIAKRGLLIRHLVLPNDVSGSRKVLDFIAKEISIDSYVNIMDQYRPVYLASKFPEIDRTITSKEYFQVVNYAKEIGLHRGFELVF; translated from the coding sequence ATGCTTCCCTCATACATTTCTGAAATCAGTTTGGAAGAACTAAAAGAAAGGCGGGATAAACTTTACGAATTTTTGGAAGCCTGTAAGTTATGTCCAAATGAGTGTGGTGTTGACAGAAGAACATCCAATAATGGAAATTGCAGGTCAGGTTATTTGCCGATGGTCTCAAGTTACGCACCTCATTTTGGTGAAGAATCGCCGCTTGTTGGGCGATTTGGTTCAGGAACAATATTTTTTACGAATTGCAATCTTGATTGTAAGTTTTGCCAAAATTATGATATAAGTCATTATGGCATTGGAAGAGAAGTTTCTATTAATGATTTAGCTGATATGATGATTTATCTTCAGAATAGAGGATGTCACAATATAAATTTTGTCACTCCAACTCATTTTACTCCTCAAATTGTAGATGCATTAATTATTGCTCGTGAAAGAGGTTTAGAAATTCCTCTGGTTTATAATTGTGGCGGATATGAATCAGTTGAGACTTTAAAATTACTGGATAAGATAATTGATATTTATATGCCCGATATAAAATATTCATCTAATGAAAATGGATTGAAATATTCTGGCATTTCCAATTATTGGGATATTGTCCGACCAGCTGTTAAAGAAATGCATCGTCAGGTTGGTGATTTGAAAATAAGCACATCGGGGATTGCGAAAAGAGGATTGCTTATTCGTCATTTGGTTTTACCGAATGATGTATCTGGGTCAAGAAAAGTTTTGGACTTTATCGCAAAAGAAATTTCAATCGATTCTTATGTGAATATTATGGATCAATACAGGCCTGTATATTTAGCGAGCAAATTCCCTGAAATTGATAGGACAATTACAAGCAAGGAATACTTTCAAGTTGTTAATTACGCCAAAGAAATTGGACTGCATCGTGGATTTGAGCTTGTATTTTAA
- the nadC gene encoding carboxylating nicotinate-nucleotide diphosphorylase, translated as MTYLDLNKIKEIFELAVKEDIGDGDITTSAIFRDFKNVRADLLCKENGIIAGLEVIKLITENFLNDVEFFSFYSDGYEIHSGDFIGTFTGDVREILKYERILLNFLQRMSGVATLTNKFVNQVKGTKAKILDTRKTIPGWRYLDKLAVKIGGGENHRFGLYDMFLIKDNHIFAAGGITQAINLCKEYNKVHKTNFKIEVEVKNLIELKEAIECGVDRVMLDNFSIDSIRDAVKLVNGKVEIEVSGGVTLDTIREIAECGVDYISVGAITHSAKALDISLEIIE; from the coding sequence ATGACTTACTTAGATTTAAATAAGATAAAAGAAATTTTTGAACTCGCAGTAAAAGAAGATATAGGCGACGGGGATATTACGACATCAGCAATATTCAGAGATTTTAAAAATGTTAGAGCCGATTTACTTTGTAAAGAAAATGGAATAATTGCTGGACTGGAAGTCATTAAGCTGATTACTGAAAATTTTTTAAATGATGTTGAATTCTTTTCTTTTTATTCTGATGGATATGAAATTCATTCTGGTGATTTCATTGGAACATTCACTGGAGATGTGAGAGAAATTTTAAAGTACGAAAGAATTCTTCTGAACTTCCTTCAAAGAATGAGTGGAGTTGCGACTTTAACAAATAAGTTTGTAAATCAGGTCAAAGGTACAAAAGCTAAAATTTTAGATACAAGAAAAACAATTCCTGGATGGCGTTACCTTGATAAGTTAGCTGTTAAAATTGGCGGCGGAGAAAATCATCGTTTTGGCTTGTACGATATGTTTTTGATTAAAGATAATCACATCTTTGCAGCGGGTGGAATTACTCAAGCAATAAATTTGTGTAAAGAATACAATAAAGTTCACAAGACAAATTTTAAAATTGAAGTTGAAGTCAAAAATTTAATTGAATTGAAAGAAGCAATTGAATGCGGTGTTGATAGAGTAATGCTGGATAATTTTTCAATTGACTCAATTAGAGATGCAGTTAAACTTGTGAATGGCAAAGTTGAAATTGAAGTTTCTGGTGGAGTTACACTCGATACCATCAGAGAAATAGCGGAATGTGGAGTAGATTATATATCAGTTGGTGCGATAACTCATTCAGCTAAAGCACTTGATATTTCGTTAGAAATAATCGAATAG
- a CDS encoding oligosaccharide flippase family protein: MKKELKQLGKETAIYGISTIVGRFLSFLLVPFFTNVFSQAEYGIITNVYAYIAFFNIIYLYGMDSAYLKYASTQELGNEKQTFSTAFNSVFLTSFLLSILILIFKEPLTILFGLEKSQLTIVYFVAGILFFDAVSNVVFARLRFHNKALRFASFKLLNIISNVVLNIVGIFIWKLGPLSVFLAGFGSSLFTFVLLLPDLIKSYQSKIDKSILQALLKFGLPFIPAGLASIVTQVIDRPILLALTDASTVGVYQANYKLGIFMMLFVSMFQYAWQPFYLKQSLKENAKELFAKVFTYFTLFAFTTFIILSLFIEDLVRIKFFGFYLIGKDFWDGLYIVPIVLLAYVFNGFYINFLAGIQIQKKTQYMPLVSGLGAIVNVVSNFILIPLIGMLGAAYATLLAYFAMAVFQYFLSQRFYRIKYEWRKIFLIGISSILSYVVFLLVNDFNLINALLLKILIIALYLFSLGIFGLIEIRWIREFYYFLLKRIEL, translated from the coding sequence TTGAAAAAAGAATTAAAGCAACTGGGCAAAGAAACTGCTATTTACGGTATCTCAACGATAGTTGGAAGGTTCTTAAGTTTTTTACTTGTTCCATTCTTCACAAATGTTTTTTCTCAAGCTGAGTATGGAATAATCACAAATGTTTATGCTTACATTGCTTTCTTCAATATTATTTATCTGTATGGAATGGATTCAGCTTATTTGAAATATGCTTCAACTCAAGAGCTTGGAAATGAGAAACAAACTTTCAGTACAGCTTTTAATTCAGTTTTTTTGACATCTTTTCTTTTATCCATTTTGATTTTAATATTCAAAGAGCCTTTAACAATTTTATTTGGTTTAGAGAAAAGTCAATTAACCATTGTATATTTTGTTGCTGGAATTTTATTCTTCGATGCAGTCTCAAATGTAGTTTTCGCAAGATTGAGGTTTCATAATAAAGCTTTAAGATTTGCTTCTTTTAAATTGCTCAATATCATTTCAAATGTTGTATTGAACATCGTTGGAATTTTTATCTGGAAGCTTGGACCTTTAAGTGTATTTCTTGCAGGTTTTGGTTCTTCATTGTTCACATTTGTTTTGCTTCTGCCAGATTTGATAAAATCTTATCAATCGAAAATAGATAAATCAATCCTTCAAGCATTGTTAAAGTTTGGTTTACCGTTCATTCCGGCTGGTCTTGCGTCGATTGTCACTCAAGTAATTGATCGACCTATTTTGCTTGCACTAACTGACGCAAGTACTGTTGGAGTGTATCAAGCTAATTACAAACTTGGTATCTTTATGATGCTTTTTGTCTCAATGTTTCAATACGCTTGGCAGCCGTTTTATTTGAAGCAGTCTCTAAAAGAAAATGCAAAAGAACTCTTCGCAAAAGTTTTTACATATTTTACTCTTTTTGCTTTTACAACTTTTATAATTCTCTCACTTTTCATAGAGGACTTAGTGAGAATTAAATTCTTTGGATTCTATTTGATCGGGAAAGATTTCTGGGATGGTTTATATATCGTTCCAATAGTTTTACTTGCTTATGTGTTTAATGGATTTTATATAAACTTTTTGGCGGGAATTCAAATTCAGAAGAAAACTCAATATATGCCGTTAGTCTCTGGTCTTGGCGCTATCGTTAATGTGGTTTCAAATTTTATTTTAATTCCATTAATCGGAATGTTAGGTGCGGCTTATGCAACTTTGTTGGCTTACTTTGCAATGGCTGTATTTCAGTATTTCTTATCTCAAAGGTTCTACAGAATTAAATATGAATGGAGAAAAATTTTTTTAATTGGGATTTCGTCAATTTTAAGTTATGTAGTCTTTTTGCTTGTAAATGATTTCAACCTTATTAATGCTTTACTCTTGAAAATTTTAATTATTGCTTTATACTTATTCTCTTTGGGAATATTTGGTTTAATTGAAATAAGATGGATTAGAGAATTTTATTATTTTTTATTGAAAAGAATAGAGTTGTAA
- a CDS encoding acyl-CoA thioesterase, with the protein MSFVHKTYLRPRYADTDQMGIIHHAKYFEYFEIARTELLRSLGLPYAELENEGYLLPLTDCYAKFIKPIKYDQLIRIETTLENFQGARIYLSYKIYSEENNELLSEGYTKHSWVKKNNLKPTKPPAKFLEAINCK; encoded by the coding sequence ATGAGCTTCGTGCATAAAACCTATCTTCGCCCAAGGTATGCTGATACAGATCAAATGGGCATTATTCATCACGCTAAATATTTTGAATATTTTGAAATCGCAAGAACAGAACTTCTTAGAAGCTTAGGATTGCCATACGCAGAACTTGAGAATGAAGGATACCTACTCCCGCTTACAGATTGTTATGCAAAATTTATAAAGCCAATCAAGTATGATCAATTAATTAGAATTGAAACTACTCTAGAAAATTTTCAAGGAGCTCGCATCTATCTATCCTATAAAATTTATTCCGAAGAAAACAATGAGTTACTCTCAGAAGGTTATACTAAACATTCGTGGGTTAAAAAAAATAATTTAAAGCCAACAAAACCTCCTGCAAAATTTTTGGAAGCAATTAATTGCAAATGA
- a CDS encoding serine hydrolase, which produces MKNIVIVLSLSIFMIACSSTKQIKSLEDSKSKSKYQLEEEIINLSNTYSGRIGVYAKKLNTGEEIKINADSLFPTASVIKLPILVTLFEKVKNGEIDILKEILIPEKDKVGGAGVIQYFDGDTKIKLIDAATLMIILSDNTATNAVIDQFAEKHDDKLEAVNSTMEKLGLRHTKLLNKVFSYATKKNTPEAKRFALGYSTPFEMGQLLEMIYRHQIIDSNYSEWIIKILKNQQDDTMIRRFLPYDQLKENENIVVANKTGAVDRARIDVGIVYSPKCDFVIAIFADESNDTSWTHDNKAQNAVAKTARLIYDYFNQN; this is translated from the coding sequence ATGAAAAATATCGTAATAGTTTTATCACTTTCAATTTTTATGATTGCTTGTTCATCCACTAAACAAATTAAAAGTCTTGAAGACAGCAAATCAAAAAGTAAGTATCAACTTGAAGAAGAAATAATCAATCTTTCAAATACTTATTCTGGACGCATTGGAGTATACGCAAAAAAATTAAATACGGGTGAAGAAATAAAAATTAATGCTGATTCTTTATTCCCAACAGCAAGCGTGATTAAACTACCAATTCTTGTAACTTTATTTGAAAAGGTAAAAAACGGAGAAATAGATATTCTCAAAGAAATATTAATTCCTGAAAAAGATAAAGTTGGTGGTGCAGGCGTAATTCAATATTTTGATGGAGATACAAAAATAAAACTGATAGACGCAGCAACATTAATGATTATTCTTTCTGATAATACTGCAACCAATGCAGTGATCGATCAATTTGCTGAGAAACATGATGATAAATTGGAAGCTGTAAATTCAACAATGGAGAAATTAGGACTTCGACACACTAAATTACTTAATAAAGTTTTCTCTTACGCAACAAAGAAAAATACTCCCGAAGCAAAAAGATTCGCTCTGGGTTATTCAACACCATTCGAGATGGGGCAATTACTTGAGATGATTTATCGTCATCAGATAATTGATTCAAATTATTCAGAATGGATTATAAAGATTTTGAAAAATCAACAAGACGATACAATGATTAGAAGATTTTTACCCTATGATCAATTAAAAGAGAATGAAAATATTGTTGTGGCAAACAAAACTGGTGCTGTTGATCGCGCAAGAATTGATGTAGGCATTGTTTATTCACCAAAGTGTGATTTTGTGATTGCAATTTTTGCTGATGAAAGCAACGATACATCCTGGACACATGATAATAAAGCTCAAAATGCTGTTGCCAAGACTGCGAGACTTATATATGATTATTTTAATCAGAATTAG